The Microbacterium forte sequence AGGAGGCCACGGGTCTCGGCGTGCTGCTGATCACGCACTACACCCGCATCCTCCGCTACATCCGCCCTGACTTCGTGCACGTGATCGTTGCGGGCAAGATCGTCGAAGAGGGCGGCCCGGAGCTCGCCGACCGGCTCGAGGACGAGGGATACGACCGTTTCCTCGACCCCGCAGCCCCGATCGAGGCGTAGGCTGATTGGCATGACAGCCACCCTCACCGACGAGAAGTACGACGAGGTCACCGAGGCTCTCAAAGACGTCATGGACCCGGAACTCGGGATCAACGTCGTCGACCTCGGCCTCATCTACGATCTTGCGTGGGATGACGAGAACGATGCCCTCGTCATCCACATGACGCTCACCAGCGCAGGCTGCCCGTTGACCGACGTGCTCGAGGACCAGACCGCTCAGGCTCTGGACAGCGTCGTCGATCGCTTCCGCATCAACTGGGTGTGGATGCCGCCGTGGGGCCCCGAGAAGATCACGGACGACGGGCGCGACATGATGCGCGCTCTCGGCTTCGCCATCTGAGGATGCTCGAGGTCAAGGCCCTGCCTCTGGCAGAGCTTCGCGAGCGCAGCAGCGAGAAGTGGCGGGAGTATCCCGCCGATGTCCTGCCGCTCTTCGTCGCGGAGATCGACTTCCCGTTGGCGCCGGCGATCTCCTCGGCTCTTCGACGCGCTGTCGACACCGGCGACACCGGATACATCGCATCGCGGACGCCTCTTCCCGAGACCTATGCCGCCTTCGCGATGCGTCGCTACGGCTGGCATGCGGATCCGTCGCGGATGCGCACGACCGCCGATGTGAGCATGGGGATCGTCGAGATCCTGCGCCGCGTCACGCAGCCGGGGGAGCGCGTGGTCGTCACCACACCGGTGTACCCACCGTTCTTCGACCTGGTCTCCGAGGCCGGGGCAGAGGTCGCGCGGGTGCCGCTGCTCGACACCGGCACGGCGTGGGAACTCGATCTCGACGGCATCCGCGCGGCTTTCGAAGACGGCGCCACAGCCATGCTGCTCTGCAATCCGCACAACCCGACCGGCACGGTGCACAGCCGCGACTCGCTAACCGCTCTCGCCGAGATCGCCGATGAGTTCGGTGCTGCGGTGATCTCGGATGAGATCCATGCACCGCTCGCGCAGCCGGGCACCGGGTTCACGCCCTTCCTCGACACGGGCGAAGCTGCGGAGCGCGTGGGCTACGCCGTCGTGAGTGCGAGCAAGGCCTTCAATCTCGCGGGTCTCAAGTGCGCGCTCATGGTGACTGCGTCCGATCGCACCAGCGCCATCGTGCGCGGGCTTCCTATCGAGGTCGAGTGGCGCACCGGGCAGTTCGGGCTCCTCGCGGCTGTGGCCGCATTCTCCGAGGAGAGCGACGAGTGGCTCGATGGGCTGCTCAGAACGCTCGACGAGAATCGCGTGCTGCTCGAGGATCTGCTGGCGTCGAAGATCCCTGCCGCGCGCTATCGGATCCCCGATGCCGGATACCTGGCCTGGATCGATCTCTCGGGACTGGAATGGGGAGACAACCCCGCGCGACGGATCCTCAAGGAGGCCAGAGTCGCCCTGCATTTCGGCCCCGCCTTCGGCGAGCCGGGCAGGGGTTTCGTCCGACTGAACTTCGGCACGAGCCCGGAGATCATCACCGAGGCCATCGAGCGCA is a genomic window containing:
- a CDS encoding MalY/PatB family protein, producing the protein MLEVKALPLAELRERSSEKWREYPADVLPLFVAEIDFPLAPAISSALRRAVDTGDTGYIASRTPLPETYAAFAMRRYGWHADPSRMRTTADVSMGIVEILRRVTQPGERVVVTTPVYPPFFDLVSEAGAEVARVPLLDTGTAWELDLDGIRAAFEDGATAMLLCNPHNPTGTVHSRDSLTALAEIADEFGAAVISDEIHAPLAQPGTGFTPFLDTGEAAERVGYAVVSASKAFNLAGLKCALMVTASDRTSAIVRGLPIEVEWRTGQFGLLAAVAAFSEESDEWLDGLLRTLDENRVLLEDLLASKIPAARYRIPDAGYLAWIDLSGLEWGDNPARRILKEARVALHFGPAFGEPGRGFVRLNFGTSPEIITEAIERIATLVGR
- a CDS encoding metal-sulfur cluster assembly factor translates to MTATLTDEKYDEVTEALKDVMDPELGINVVDLGLIYDLAWDDENDALVIHMTLTSAGCPLTDVLEDQTAQALDSVVDRFRINWVWMPPWGPEKITDDGRDMMRALGFAI